A genomic region of Barnesiella viscericola DSM 18177 contains the following coding sequences:
- a CDS encoding DUF6926 domain-containing protein: MKKIKYDNIPEWAIYALEYGISEDTSLDDEHRTLVSEFIKSNFPNGYIMEVMWNDHTEFDRYPAFGKPCGTYSVNFWIDN; encoded by the coding sequence AAAAAAATCAAATACGACAATATCCCGGAATGGGCCATATATGCGCTCGAATATGGGATCAGTGAGGATACGAGCCTTGATGACGAACATCGGACTCTCGTTTCGGAATTCATAAAATCAAATTTTCCGAACGGCTATATTATGGAAGTCATGTGGAACGATCATACTGAATTTGACCGGTATCCGGCTTTCGGAAAGCCATGTGGGACATATAGTGTGAATTTTTGGATTGACAACTAA